In a genomic window of Enterobacter asburiae:
- a CDS encoding molecular chaperone, translating to MRHGYLLSTLLLVAATAHAGVVINGTRLVYQGDKKESSLGLSNPDATDYLVQSWVDSGGKNLAKAPFLITPPLFRLDAKEDNVLRVVRTGGNLPEDRESLYWLNIKAIPSSKHIEGVNTLQIAINTRIKLLYRPSAVKGRPEDVADKLEWRREGNDLVVNNPTPFYMNFQTVTLNGQKITKATWAVPKTETHFALPGNVGGTNLTYSIITDYGSISHTWSKSVH from the coding sequence ATGCGCCACGGTTATTTACTGAGCACTCTTTTACTGGTAGCCGCCACTGCACATGCAGGTGTCGTTATTAATGGCACCCGTCTGGTCTATCAGGGAGATAAAAAGGAATCATCTCTTGGCCTTTCAAATCCAGATGCGACGGATTATCTGGTGCAGTCCTGGGTTGATTCCGGCGGTAAAAACCTGGCCAAAGCCCCGTTCCTGATCACCCCGCCGCTTTTCCGTCTGGATGCGAAAGAAGATAACGTTCTGCGCGTGGTGCGTACGGGCGGAAATTTACCGGAAGACAGGGAATCCCTGTACTGGTTGAACATTAAAGCGATCCCTTCCTCAAAGCACATTGAGGGGGTAAACACGCTGCAAATCGCCATTAACACCCGCATTAAATTGCTCTATCGCCCGTCCGCGGTAAAAGGCAGACCAGAAGATGTGGCCGATAAACTTGAATGGCGCCGCGAAGGTAACGATCTGGTTGTGAATAACCCAACGCCGTTCTATATGAATTTCCAGACCGTTACGCTAAATGGTCAGAAAATCACTAAAGCCACCTGGGCCGTCCCGAAAACGGAAACGCATTTTGCTTTACCTGGCAATGTCGGGGGCACGAACTTAACGTATTCCATTATTACTGATTACGGCAGCATCAGCCATACCTGGTCGAAATCCGTTCATTAA
- a CDS encoding fimbrial protein, producing MNKVALGLIIAATIGCSASAFATTNGEGQINFTGEIIDSACQVVNGLSNPLNVQLGKVSKTVFTGAGSTSTLTKFDIQLTNCPETVTSAAINFGGTPDANNNATLALTPDTDAATGVAIQLVDASEQPVTLYTPSQQYPLASGTAVNDLEFGARYIQTGAAITAGPANSVSTFTVIYN from the coding sequence ATGAACAAGGTTGCTTTAGGTTTAATTATCGCCGCAACGATAGGATGTTCTGCATCCGCATTTGCGACAACAAACGGTGAAGGTCAGATCAATTTCACCGGTGAAATTATCGATTCTGCTTGTCAGGTCGTGAATGGGTTGAGTAACCCATTAAATGTTCAGCTGGGAAAAGTGTCTAAAACGGTATTTACCGGCGCAGGCTCTACCAGCACATTGACGAAGTTTGATATTCAGTTAACGAACTGCCCGGAAACGGTCACCTCCGCTGCGATTAACTTCGGCGGTACGCCGGATGCGAATAACAACGCCACGCTGGCCTTAACGCCAGATACCGATGCAGCTACAGGTGTCGCTATTCAGCTGGTTGACGCGTCAGAGCAGCCGGTCACCCTGTATACGCCGTCTCAGCAATATCCATTAGCCTCCGGCACGGCGGTTAACGATCTGGAGTTCGGCGCACGCTATATCCAAACCGGCGCTGCGATTACCGCAGGCCCTGCTAACTCTGTATCGACCTTCACCGTTATTTACAACTGA